The DNA segment GCTTCACCCTGACTGGTGGTCTTTGAGCTGCAACATTGGTCTCCAGCTGTCTTAGGACTCAGGCTCGGACTGGAACTTGCagcaccagctctcctgggcctccagctgtcctgggcctccagctcacTGACTTCAGAACCTAGGACCGTTCAGCCTCTGTAGTTGTATGTGTAGTCTTTATAATGaattacgtgtgtgtgtgctctGGAGAATCCTGACTCATGCAGGCATGTAAGAGAACCCACACTCTGATGGAACTGGGAAGCTGGAAGAATGACAATGGCAACAGTTGTGTGTGTCCCCCTTCCTTGCTGTCCGGGTGCAGCTTTGCAGTGATGGGCACTCTCTCTGAAAGACCCTTCCTTAAGCCATGGGAAAGCCTAGGAACGTCTGCCTGGGGCTTAGCAGGGGCACCTGTGGCCGGCATGACAGTGGCCATTGCAGCAAAGGACACAGTTTTGTCGGAAGCAGGTCTGTCCCACTCACAGTTGCAGTTTTGTCAGAGTCATCACGACCCGATGCTTCTTATCCGTCACAGCCTCATCCTAAAAGAGGTGACCTTGACTCCCCAAATCCTGGGGGTGATCCACCGTGAATCTACGATGCTCCCCTGGATGCACGGCCCTTTGGGGTCTATCTCTAGACCAGAGGTCTCCAGAGGGAGAGCTGACTCCCAAACGCTATCAGGGAAGAGCAGTTTGGCCTCCTTGTGTCTGACCCCTTGGAGTTCAGAGCCGTGATTACTCTCAGGCGACCTGGATTatcgtggagaagcaggaaccGGGAGTCAAGGGAGCCCGAGGCAGGTAGGGGCTGCTCTTCTCAGGGGCACTTACCCTGAGGTTTCAGGGAGCACAGCTGCCAAACAAGTACCCAAACTTATTATTTGAAGAATTGGGTCACCGTCAACATGTCAGACACTTGTGTAAGAGGCACACGTAAATGGATTTGCAGACGTGTGAACCTAAATCCGACAGCAGCCCCGCAAGGACAGTGTTAAAGGCGAGGAACCCGGGCTCAGGTGGTAGCTGCCCTCCTCAAAGGCAGGCCTGTGCCCAGCTTATGTCTGACACCAGCAGTGGCCAGGATTTTACATCCGTCGTCATGGCTGCAAAGCTGAAATCCCGGCGGATAGCACTGAGCGCTTCTCTTTTTATCCAGTAGTAGTTTAACTTCGCTGAGGAATAGAAGTAATATTATTGGCCACTAATCTGAATTGGTTAGAAGGAAGGCGtcatataaatatcaaaaaacagTGATTTCTTCCAATAAATTTGATTGATTTGTTCTTCTGTCAGACACTGTGACCTTGAGCTTTCTTCCATTtagttttcagtatatattttcagaaaaacatcTGCTAAAACACCAAGTTTtagacttaatttctttttctagccGGTTCATGCTAGTTATCGATGTTCTTAGCAACTATAATATCATAACTAACTTCCAGGTTTGTAATTTCCAAGTGACTTCTGCTTTCAGTTACTCCTTTGGAGCAGCCTTCTGATAATAAATAAGGTTGTCACGCCCCTGTGATGGTCCTTTCCAGAACCCTCAGCTTCCTGCTCCCCAGAGGTAAGGGGCCGTATTGGCTAGTCTTCTGACTTTTGCCAGCATGGCTACAAATCCAGATAGACACAGCAGTCTTTCTTGCCTCAAGAGATACAATTCCTGAGATGGCACAACTTTAGGATTTGAATGGGTATCAGCGCTTTCTCTGGTTTTTATGTGAGTAGCTACAAGTTCTGAAGACCAAGTGGTCTGGCGACAGATATTTATTACCTAAAAGAACCTACCTATACGGTATCCTTTCCTGGAGAAATTTTAGGATGTTCTTAAATGCTTACAAAATATTCTCAATGTCATATTTAATGACACTTTAAAGCTATTCAGAAATAAAGTGGGACCTAATTATGAGACATTTTAGCTCCAGATATTCTGTGAGGACAATTTCGTTGGTACCTGAATTGTAGGATAGAAATTAGAGCAGACCCtggatttttccctttctctgtctaTACCAAGGGTCGAAATATGACTATGCATCAGAATTATAGAGAAAACTTCTAAAAAGGCAGAATCCAGGTCCTGTATCCAGAATTTCTAGCTGAAGATCTTTTTTATGCAGACTGGGGATTTGCATTTTATGTGACCAGCATGTCAGGTGATTGTGGGGAGCTGGACCGCAGGCTTATGGATCTCTGATGAGGATTGCGAAAAATTCAAAACACTGCTTCTCAAACTTGTACACACAGATCACCTGCCTTGAAGTACTGTTGTGAGTATCAATTAAGGATATGCAGCATTTTGCCTGTTGTGGGAATTAACCACTATTAGATATGATTGGGGATGGGGAGGCTTGGTCAGTAAGTTTATTATTGTCTTAGTCTGGAAAATTGTCATAAAAAATTGtagtttgggagtttctgtcatggcgcagcagaaacgaatctgactaggaaccatgaggttgtgggtttgatccctgcccttgctcagtgggttaaggacctggtgttgccgtgagctttggtgtaggttgcagatgtgactcggatctgattTGCCTCCAGGTAACAGGGGAAGGcaccagttgctgtggctgtggtgtaagctggtggctacagctctgattcaacccctagcctgggaacctccatatgtctcaggtgcagacctaaaaagacaaaagacaaaaaaaaaaaaaaaacattgtggtTTGGTTTGTTAACTCTCGGCAGCCCATCCCTGAACTCTGAGGAAGCTTGCTTTCTTCTGAGCTTCCAGATCTTTCTTCCGGGCAAGCAGCATCTGGGGACAATGCCACCTCTTCTTTTTCACGTCTTTCTTAGCTTCCTCCCCCAGCTGGACTCTCTTGAATGGCAGCTTGAGCTCTCGTATTCCTCTCCTCCGTGTCTTCATGTACGCAGAGAATCGTTTCTCGTAGGCATCTTCGTCTTCCTCAGACAGGTGGCGCATGTAATCCCCAACCTCCCGGCCCACGCTGCGTGCACCTCAGCATTGACCTCCTTGCCTTTGGAATCATAACCAGGGCATCCCTTGGGACTGTGATGGGCAGGCAAGCCTCCATGGACAGCTGCCCTCGGGACCCCCAAAACTTGCTTTCCAGCAGGCGTCCTGGCAACCTTTGCCTCCAGGTAACAGGGGAAGGCGCCAGGCTGACCAGTGATGCCCTCCACATCGTGTTCATCTTGTCACCTCGTCCTGGCCTTCATAAATCCTGTCCACACCGAGCCTACGGAGGAGCCTGCGGAGAAGCCTGCGGGCCAGCAGCAGGCCAGCCCAACATGCTGCCGCATAACTTCTCCGGCCAAACTTCACACCGTACTTTGGGAGTTTGTGAGCCTGGGCTGCGCAAATGATCTGATCTCCTGTCTGACAAATGATGTCTCTCTTGGTTCCGTGAACGAGCATCCTGTGTTTGGGAGCATGGTACTTACCTTTGTCGTGATGACCACTCGTTTCTGAGCAGAATCGTCACTTTCACCCTTTTCTAAATTTCCCTCGGTGCCTCCTGAGGTaggccttcttcttcttcttcttcttcttcttcttcttcttcttcttcttcttcttcttcttcttcttcttcttcttcttcttcttcttcttcttcttcttcttcttcttcttcttcttcttcttttttttgaagtAGGCCTTATTCTTGACAACTTTTACAAACCCCAGCCTATGGACGAGAGCTCCAGAACTTCAGCTTCCCACAAAGCAGCAAGGCCAGCACCGCTCCTGGGGAGGGGTGGCGGGGTGGAGTGGATAtgctcatttgtattttttactgtttttttttttgttttgttttgttttgtttttttggggggccaccctgcagcttatggagttcccaggccagggatccagggatcagatcgagCTGCCCTTggcagcctatgccgcagctgtggcaaccctggatcctttgacccactctGCGGGGCGGGGATCAAGCCTGAGTCCTGGACCTGCGGAcacaccgccaatcccattgcaccgtAGAGGGAactcagattattttttattaaaagccAGTGCAGAgttagaaaaaaagggaaaatgttcaGCTACTGGAATGAAATGGGAAGAAACCTGCCCGTTAATGCACAGGGAAAAGACAGGAGTTAGAAGACAGGGGGTGTGTTTACCAAGGTTTCAAGCTCCCCGGTCACATACATATCAATCAATTCCTGAAAGACGAACCACGAGCAGCTTTGAAAGAGGCAACCCCGCCTCCATCCTCACTCCTTCTCCTGTATCCCCACAGTGGAGGCAGACCGCATTTTCTAGCAAGCCAGTTTGCCTCTCAcatcccatttatttattatgctttttagggcctctgcTGCGGcgtaggctagaggtcgaatcagagctgcagttgccagcctacaccacagccacagcaacatgggatccaaggccacatgcaaccgacaccacagctcaggcaacgccagatccttaatgcactgagcgaggccagggctggaacccgcgtcctcatagatactagtcgggttcataactggctgagccacgacaggcgctccctgtccctctcccttTAAAATCTCTCTGTGACTTGCTTCGCCCTTAAGGCTGGAGTAGAGCTCCGACAGCACCGTCGATGCTGCTCTCTTTCCCTGGGACCCGGCACCCCTCACAAGTCCCCCCCCCACTCATCCCCACCCCGCTTAGACTCCCCTCCTCCCGGAAGCCTCCTCCAGCCCTTCGGTTTCCCCGGTCCAAACACTTTCAGACTCTGCTGGTTTTCCCCTGTTCGCCTCTAAATCAGTAAGAGTGATGAAGGCAGGCGTTCTCATTGCCTTGGGGCCGACTTAATCCCAGGGACCACACCTGCCTGGTACACAGCTGGTGTTTAATAAATACCTGTTAAAGCCTATCTATTGCCCACCTTTAATGAACTCTTGTGAAGAAGAAGCTCTTTTGGAAACAATCCTGTTATCACACTGAAACCACCTCTTCTGTGTGTTTTCTACAAACTCTGAGATGGCTTGATCAATACTTTATAGCTAAAGTTAAACAATTTAATGGTCGTGTAGATTTCAGTTATTTCTCCTCCCTGAGTTTCTTTCAGATGCATCACAGGCTTTCTGACGCTAGGACCCCAAGTTCGGATCATTTCTTTGTACTTCTTTTTGAACATTCTTCCGCCACCTGCAAGCCTGGATTTGATGTCCCCGTGCGCCTTGCACTCTGGGTCTCTCCAGATCCCCCTTTGAGGTCAAGGCCTGGTTTTCCTTTCTATTGAACAAATCCAGAACTCTCTGAGGCAGCACAGTGTCTTAGTGTTGTAACAGTGCTAACGTTATTCACATCTGCTGAATTatttaaaggcaaacatacaaataatgaatatttttttaaaaaagaccaacaGGGAGTTTCctgcggtggctcagtggtaatgaacctgactaggaaccatgaggatgtgaattcgatccctggccttgcttagtgggttaaggacctggcgttaccttaagctgtggtgcaggtcgcagatgcggctcagatctggctgtgtcataggccagcagctgcagccctgatttgacccatagcctgggactctccatatggtgcagccctaaaaagacaaaaacaaaacaaaataaaacaaaaaacccaccaataTAAGGACATTCACTA comes from the Sus scrofa isolate TJ Tabasco breed Duroc chromosome 11, Sscrofa11.1, whole genome shotgun sequence genome and includes:
- the LOC100155455 gene encoding LOW QUALITY PROTEIN: 60S ribosomal protein L5-like (The sequence of the model RefSeq protein was modified relative to this genomic sequence to represent the inferred CDS: inserted 4 bases in 3 codons); its protein translation is MVQWDQWRLGSTRSQVCRWRAMLNSCHQDPHVHLNLMRQHKLMDLDAASDHENREADALSLRLKAQQLVTTTAHISPSSETRQRFKKVGFPPGACSLAVWSPSPENTSGISLDSALRASFDPVSSLKALLKHSHILRWLQHMNWSVGHNRALGESPDARSFLDVPPVQRQACFSFSVILSSCDGLGQQNTVKSWLLRLWYTAQDYQPHPRLLHQKQHLNKISGLGFVKVVKNKAYFKKKKKKKKKKKKGESDDSAQKRVVIXDKGKYHAPKHRMLVHGTKRDIICQTGDQIICAAQAHKLPKYGVKFGRRSYAAACWAGLLLARRLLRRLLRRLGVDRIYEGQDEVTXDEHDVEGITGQPGAFPCYLEAKVARTPAGKQVLGVPRAAVHGGLPAHHSPKGCPGYDSKGKEVNAEVHAXVGREVGDYMRHLSEEDEDAYEKRFSAYMKTRRRGIRELKLPFKRVQLGEEAKKDVKKKRWHCPQMLLARKKDLEAQKKASFLRVQGWAAES